In Drosophila pseudoobscura strain MV-25-SWS-2005 chromosome 4, UCI_Dpse_MV25, whole genome shotgun sequence, the following proteins share a genomic window:
- the mRpS23 gene encoding probable 28S ribosomal protein S23, mitochondrial codes for MAQSRLEKIGTIFTRVQGLLRGGAMKTEDKPIWYDVYAAYPPKAEPRYDRPAPEVPVRNIFYAEDVVRAKLHKQNRPNETISLFDNKRSTQSQQFMKIYENLKSQGALDEQRIYETALDLLAEQRQQSRLDATSEEPAVAGIELNVETKSQLMSDFMEAGGQQAKSSSPPKERKKDIGVGINIDSLFKD; via the exons ATGGCGCAAAGCAGGCTTGAGAAAATCGGGACCATCTTTACTAG AGTTCAGGGTCTGCTCCGTGGGGGCGCAATGAAAACGGAGGATAAACCCATCTGGTATGACGTCTACGCCGCCTATCCACCCAAGGCAGAGCCCCGATACGACAGGCCTGCTCCCGAGGTGCCGGTACGCAACATATTCTATGCCGAAGATGTAGTCAGAGC GAAGCTCCACAAGCAGAACAGACCCAATGAAACGATATCCCTGTTCGACAACAAACGGAGCACGCAGTCGCAGCAGTTTATGAAGATCTACGAAAACCTAAAGTCGCAGGGAGCCCTCGATGAGCAGAGAATATACGAGACGGCATTGGACTTGTTGgcggagcagcggcagcagtccCGGCTGGACGCCACCTCGGAGGAGCCTGCTGTGGCAGGCATCGAGCTTAACGTGGAGACGAAAAGCCAGCTAATGAGCGACTTCATGGAGGCTGGCGGGCAGCAGGCCAAGTCCTCAAGCCCGCCCAAGGAACGGAAAAAGGACATCGGCGTGGGAATAAACATAGACAGCTTGTTCAAGGATTAG
- the LOC6902711 gene encoding uncharacterized protein encodes MLLKYIPMLLLAQLVLAAPTSRDPSDNGSHDPVQRQLEQEARQETVLLLNALFRAQIAYFTEVKAKLSPQSKRAGDIDRYVSRVNEAIAENDLDKKDQIWLDIFEEFRKSPLLLNRQSETGLSDDEYKALLTDGKLQEISKSFVSDVAAYFWKMAKLSGRVVENHIEGLSSDTKHN; translated from the exons ATGCTGCTCAAATATATccccatgctgctgctggctcag CTCGTGCTGGCGGCACCCACATCTCGCGATCCATCTGACAACGGGTCGCACGATCCGGTGCAAAGGCAACTGGAACAGGAGGCCCGCCAGGAGACAGTCCTTCTGCTGAACGCCCTGTTCCGAGCACAGATCGCATACTTCACGGAGGTGAAGGCCAAGCTGAGTCCCCAGTCGAAGAGGGCCGGTGACATAGATCGTTACGTGTCGCGCGTGAACGAGGCCATTGCGGAGAACGATCTGGACAAGAAGGATCAAATATGGCTCGATATCTTCGAGGAG TTCAGGAAATCCCCATTGCTGCTGAACCGACAGTCCGAAACGGGCCTCAGCGATGACGAGTACAAGGCCCTGCTCACGGACGGGAAACTGCAGGAGATCTCAAAGAGTTTCGTCTCCGATGTGGCGGCATATTTCTGGAAAATGGCCAAGCTCAGTGGCAGGGTCGTGGAGAACCACATCGAGGGGCTATCGAGTGACACTAAACATAACTGA
- the LOC6902710 gene encoding uncharacterized protein, with amino-acid sequence MKSCALIAVLLALSLGHCQGAEVAEPVAVEGRSVSSEIVELLEVFRDLLETGYGPMPKLAPAEIKHQPFQFSTGEFSANGEINDFVLEGLNGFEVIIMNVDLIRSRVDFELNFGSINFTTLYQADVGSGYRMKREGGAYMALEDFNLKGRISYSLGVISKQMKVKSILVYPSVGNVASEIENLSQYRIFNRKLNEVVEEFITLTVNENTDFVANWLNEMVTPLCNDLIGDRSLSDLIAIITGAKK; translated from the exons ATGAAGTCCTGTGCTTTGATTGCCGTTCTCCTGGCCCTGTCCCTGGGCCACTGCCAAGGCGCCGAAGTGGCCGAACCGGTGGCTG TTGAGGGTCGCTCCGTGAGCAGCGAGATCGTGGAGCTACTGGAGGTGTTTAGAGATCTTCTGGAGACGGGCTATGGACCCATGCCGAAGCTGGCTCCCGCTGAGATCAAGCACCAGCCCTTCCAATTCAGCACCGGAGAGTTCAGCGCCAACGGAGAAATCAACGACTTCGTGCTGGAGGGCCTAAACGGCTTCGAGGTGATCATCATGAACGTCGACCTGATCCGGAGTCGCGTCGACTTCGAGCTGAACTTCGGGAGCATCAACTTCACGACCCTGTACCAGGCCGATGTGGGCAGTGGGTATCGGATGAAGCGCGAAGGAGGCGCCTACATGGCCCTGGAGGACTTCAACCTCAAGGGACGGATCAGCTACTCGCTGGGCGTCATCTCGAAGCAAATGAAGGTCAAGAGCATCCTCGTCTACCCCTCGGTGGGCAATGTGGCGTCGGAGATCGAGAACCTCTCCCAGTATCGCATCTTCAACCGCAAGCTAAACGAGGTCGTCGAGGAGTTCATCACGCTGACGGTCAACGAAAACACCGACTTCGTGGCCAATTGGCTCAACGAAATGGTGACCCCCCTCTGCAACGACCTCATCGGGGATCGATCCCTGAGCGATCTCATTGCCATTATTACCGGCGCAAAAAAATAA
- the LOC4816358 gene encoding uncharacterized protein encodes MKIFVALLAFVAFASAASVGEPIDSQSISSTIEDLIHGIQEQMPCGFAGLGIPPLAPLRIDHKNIDIDTSALKAKGTIDHFRLNGMDDFEIDEMKVNALTSKVTYKFTFRNVNVDTSYDLTVLLKKFGFTINLIGAGHAKFAIKDMVIWGTLKYSLGVLSGKLKLKSLEVRTHLGEVDSEIEGILGDGAVNEKMNLYLAEAVEMAVNENEDLITDTIEAIALPVVNNVLDEISVADVIAGSGGEGGEKEVCIPPELDW; translated from the exons ATGAAAATCTTCGTGGCTCTCTTGGCATTCGTTGCCTTCGCCAGCGCGGCGTCCGTGGGCGAGCCGATCG ATTCCCAGTCAATCTCCAGCACCATTGAGGATCTGATCCATGGCATTCAGGAGCAGATGCCCTGCGGCTTTGCCGGCCTGGGCATTCCCCCACTCGCCCCCCTCAGAATCGACCACAAgaacatcgacatcgacacgAGCGCCTTGAAGGCCAAGGGCACCATCGACCACTTCCGCCTGAATGGCATGGACGACTTCGAGATCGACGAGATGAAGGTCAATGCCCTGACCAGCAAGGTCACCTACAAGTTCACCTTCCGCAACGTGAACGTGGACACCAGCTACGACCTGACTGTGCTGCTGAAGAAGTTCGGCTTCACCATCAATTTGATCGGCGCTGGACACGCCAAGTTCGCCATTAAGGACATGGTCATCTGGGGCACCCTCAAGTACTCCCTGGGCGTCCTCTCCGGCAAGCTGAAGCTCAAGTCCCTGGAGGTGCGCACCCACCTGGGCGAGGTCGACTCCGAGATTGAGGGTATCTTGGGAGATGGCGCGGTCAACGAGAAGATGAACCTGTACCTCGCCGAGGCCGTCGAGATGGCGGTCAACGAGAACGAGGACCTGATCACCGACACCATCGAGGCGATCGCCCTGCCCGTGGTCAACAACGTGCTCGACGAGATCAGCGTGGCCGATGTCATCGCCGGATCCGGTGGTGAGGGTGGCGAGAAGGAGGTCTGCATTCCCCCAGAGCTCGATTGGTGA
- the LOC4816357 gene encoding uncharacterized protein, with protein sequence MKAFAYVFVALLACVAAYEVELLSEQEWDRLVERNPAQPDTQGLILNGSVKKAIKGLLNQMPCGWPEYGIPPLAPYTNANLEIHLAESVVDTLLQFLRFRFDGLDDMEIKKLKVSYTFSKKVQFHFNFKQLKASAHFLNTDTFVDMLRQLGLSVRYESTGPMSFALENLSIQGQFKYKMPFLFGSIKISKFQCTVGLGGVSSNIGGVMGNGRINEFINDMIDYEVPAFINGQQEAISKQIEEVFVPIINQKLKGHKIWYLLSMLSMVSGSCSPTPAPWLAVESRRTV encoded by the exons ATGAAAGCTTTCGCCTATGTTTTTGTGGCCCTTTTGGCCTGCGTCGCGGCCTACGAAGTGGAGCTCTTGAGCGAGCAGGAATGGGACCGTCTGGTCGAGCGCAATC CTGCGCAGCCCGACACCCAGGGCCTGATTCTGAACGGATCGGTCAAGAAGGCCATCAAGGGGCTGCTCAACCAGATGCCCTGCGGCTGGCCCGAGTACGGTATCCCCCCACTGGCCCCCTACACCAATGCCAATCTGGAGATCCATCTGGCCGAGTCCGTTGTTGA CACGCTGCTGCAGTTCCTGCGCTTCCGCTTCGATGGCTTGGACGACATGGAGATCAAGAAGCTGAAGGTCAGCTACACCTTCAGCAAGAAGGTGCAGTTCCACTTCAACTTCAAGCAGCTGAAGGCCAGCGCCCACTTCCTGAACACCGACACCTTCGTGGACATGCTCCGGCAGCTGGGTCTAAGCGTGCGCTACGAGAGCACCGGCCCCATGTCCTTCGCGCTGGAGAACCTGTCCATCCAGGGCCAGTTCAAGTACAAGATGCCCTTCCTGTTCGGCTCCATCAAGATCTCCAAGTTCCAGTGCACCGTCGGACTGGGCGGCGTGTCTTCCAACATCGGCGGCGTCATGGGCAACGGCAGGATCAACGAGTTCATCAACGACATGATCGACTACGAGGTGCCCGCGTTCATCAACGGCCAGCAGGAGGCCATCAGCAAGCAGATCGAGGAGGTCTTTGTGCCCATTATTAACCAGAAGCTGAAGGGCCACAAGATCTGGTATCTGCTCTCGATGCTGTCCATGGTCTCCGGCAGCTGCAGCCCCACTCCGGCCCCCTGGCTGGCCGTGGAGTCGAGGCGGACAGTCTGA
- the LOC4816702 gene encoding uncharacterized protein: MRFLVVLACLVAVCAAGTLPNRVEQRLLELADQNGDIDLFAEPEQGVEVAPQFILSWQARRFIRKLQKQMECGWPQYGIPVLAPLRVNEFDLDFKRGIFETLNNVFHLKIAGLDDFKITKFKLNIITSKVTFDFLFKNIDTTAERYSTDTLIDALRQLGLSVEYEGTGDLLFDLNNLRIAGTLKYKLPMLWGSAKITSLKTTISLESVESDISGFMGHGKINRAINRQLENVVVKAINENQQAISDTIEDTIVPPVNKMLKGKDFWTLVDLILSSSDGEKEDDPIVVDCDPQADPWA, translated from the exons ATGCGTTTCCTGGTAGTCTTGGCCTGCCTGGTGGCAGTCTGTGCCGCCGGCACCCTGCCCAATCGGGTAGAGCAGCGTCTGCTCGAGTTGGCCGACCAGAATGGCGACATCGATCTCTTCGCCGAGCCCGAGCAGGGTGTGGAAG TTGCCCCCCAATTCATTCTGTCGTGGCAAGCACGCCGCTTCATCCGCAAGCTGCAGAAGCAGATGGAATGCGGCTGGCCGCAGTACGGCATCCCCGTGCTGGCCCCTCTCCGCGTCAACGAGTTCGACCTGGACTTCAAGCGCGGCATCTTCGAGACCCTCAACAACGTGTTCCACCTGAAGATCGCCGGCCTGGACGACTTCAAGATCACCAAGTTCAAGCTGAACATCATCACCAGCAAGGTGACCTTCGACTTTCTGTTCAAGAACATCGACACCACCGCCGAGAGGTACAGCACTGACACCCTGATCGACGCCCTGCGCCAGCTGGGCCTGTCCGTCGAGTACGAGGGCACCGGGGACCTGCTCTTCGACCTGAACAACCTCCGCATTGCCGGCACCCTCAAGTACAAGCTGCCCATGTTGTGGGGCTCCGCCAAGATCACCTCGCTGAAGACCACCATCTCGCTGGAGTCCGTCGAGTCGGACATAAGCGGCTTCATGGGCCACGGCAAGATCAACCGCGCCATCAACAGGCAGCTGGAGAATGTGGTGGTCAAGGCCATCAACGAAAACCAGCAGGCCATCTCCGACACCATCGAGGACACCATCGTGCCACCCGTGAACAAGATGCTCAAGGGCAAGGACTTCTGGACTCTTGTGGACCTGATCCTCTCCAGCAGCGATGGCGAGAAGGAGGACGATCCAATTGTCGTCGACTGTGACCCCCAAGCCGATCCCTGGGCCTAA
- the LOC4816759 gene encoding uncharacterized protein, which yields MRSYCVIFVALLCCSLGSSKLFDDQLRELTEFLRLQMRCGYPPRGVPVLAPAQIAYQQVALATESLGCRGNFTELTLEGLDGYEFAKLEWNNILHTIKFDINFPRVSVRSSKYMLDILARLFGSDFALWGDGVFSLELIDFRAHGSFVIRPTTASSGVYVKSWQVNWQLGEARSQTTGIMNSRLYTKFVNDLVKDYLELLVNDNPAEVSQFMEGLIVPPLNAVLENVAWYEITAIILGLVDGVLPVEPIC from the exons ATGAGAAGTTACTGTGTGATATTtgtggctctgctctgctgctccttgggcTCCTCGAAGCTCTTCGATGATCAGCTCCGTGAGCTGACGGAGTTCCTGCGCCTGCAGATGCGTTGCGGCTATCCGCCACGGGGTGTGCCGGTGCTGGCCCCCGCCCAGATAGCCTACCAGCAGGTGGCTCTTGCCACCGAGAGCCTCGG GTGCCGGGGAAACTTCACGGAACTAACGCTGGAGGGTCTGGACGGCTACGAGTTCGCGAAGCTCGAGTGGAACAACATTCTGCACACAATCAAGTTCGACATCAACTTCCCGCGGGTGTCCGTGAGGAGCTCCAAGTACATGCTCGACATTCTGGCCCGGCTCTTCGGCTCCGACTTCGCCCTGTGGGGCGACGGTGTCTTCAGCCTGGAGCTGATCGACTTCCGGGCCCATGGCAGCTTCGTCATCCGCCCCACGACAGCCAGCAGCGGAGTGTACGTGAAGAGCTGGCAGGTCAACTGGCAGCTGGGCGAGGCCCGGTCCCAGACGACGGGCATCATGAACAGTCGCCTCTATACGAAGTTCGTCAACGATCTGGTCAAGGACTACTTGGAGCTCCTGGTCAACGACAATCCCGCAGAGGTCTCCCAGTTCATGGAGGGTCTCATTGTGCCGCCCCTGAATGCGGTGCTGGAGAATGTGGCCTGGTACGAGATAACCGCCATCATTCTGGGCCTGGTCGATGGTGTACTGCCGGTGGAGCCGATTTGCTGA